The window GTAATGCGCAAGGGGCAACAGAGCAAGATTGGAAAAAAATAGGGTTTGCAATCACTCTCCCATCTCATTAAAAATGTTGCAGGGGCATACAAGAATGCAATTTGTTTAGCTTACCAAAGGCTGCATTTAGGCGGCGGAGCGACCACGTTGCGAATCAACTGAATGAAAAATTCTGACATGTACATTTTAGAGGTGAAAACATGCTTCTTACCCCGGGTCCAGTAAAACTTACAGATCAAATCAGGACAGCCCAGGCAAAGGAGATGATTTCTCATCGTGGCAAGGACTTTGAGGCACTTTACTCTGATTTAGTTGGAAGGTTCAAAAAATACGCCGGCGCAACAGACGCCTTCATAATGACTGGCTCCGGAAGCCTTGGGATAGAGGCAATAATCCTCAACTGCGTAAAAAAGGAGGAAAAGATGCTTATAATCCAAAACGGCGATTTTGGGAGGCGTTTTGCGGATGTTGCAAGAATCTACACCAACGTAATGGAGGACAAGGTGGAACTAGGAAAGGGAATAGGCGTTGAGCATGCCAAGAGGCTTATTGACGAGTCAAATGCGCAAGTGTTTGGTATGGTCTACAATGAGACTTCTGTTGGCGTGGCAAACCAGGCAAAGGAAATTTTCAACTATGCAAAATCCAAGGGAATGTACACTGTCATGGATGCGGTTTCGGCATGGGCCGGCATGGAGCTTGACATGAATTCATTTGGCGTAGATTTCATGGCAACAGGCTCGCAAAAGGCAATCGGCTGTTCTCCTGGCATTTCGATGGTTGGAATCTCAAAGGCCGGCTATGAGCGCTATGAATCAAAGAACAATCCATCCTACTATTCAGACTTCAAAACTTGGAGAAAATTCGGCTTGAAAAACCAAACTCCCTGGACTCCAGCAGTAAGTCCAATGTTCTCATTGCAGGCAGGCTTTGACAGGCTTGACAAGGACGGGGGGCTTGAGGCAAACATCAAACGCCACAGCTTTGCGGCGCAGTATTCGCGCGAGTGGATTGTCAGGTCAGGCTTCCAGGTTTTTGCGCAGCCGGGCTTTTATTCAAATACAATTTCCTCATTTTTGCATCCAAGGGCCGATGAGGTGAAGTCAACACTCAAGGCCAAATATGGCATCGAAATTGCAGGAGGATTCGGGGAGCTTAAAGGCAAGCTTCTTAGGATTTGCCACATCGGCAACTTTACTATTGACGAGCTTGACTTGACATTTGCCGCGCTTGATAGCCTCTTTGCCAAAATCAAATGATAAAATCAAATGATAAAATCAAACAACAAAAGTAATCCTAACAATTACTGCGGCCTTATAAATGGTGGTACTTTGAAAATCCTTGTTGCTGACAAAACAGAGCCAGAAGTCCTTGAGAAGCTTAAGACACTTGGGGATGTTGTCTACCAGCCGTCTGATTTGAAGTCGCAGCTTGTGGACTCGCAAATTCTCATTGTCCGAAGCGCCACAAAGGTTACGCGCGAGCTTCTGTCATCAACAAGCTCCCTGAAGCTGATAATACGGGCTGGCGTGGGGCTTGACAATGTTGACCCTGTTGCGTGCAAGGAAAAATCAATCAGCGTCATGAACACCCCAGGCGCGTCCACTAATGCTGTCGCAGAGCTGGCTGTTGGCCTGATTTTCAGCCTTTTGAGGAAAATCCCCCAGGCACACGCTTCAATGAAGGCAGGCAAATGGGAAAAAAAATCCCTCACCGGTCTGGAGCTGTCTGGAAAGGCAGTCGGAATCGTTGGTTATGGAAGAATTGGCAGCGCTGTTGGAAGAATGTGCAAAGCCTTGGGCATGAGGGTTCTTTACACCAACCTTGCAGATTTGAATGACGGGGTTGGGAAGCACGTGGAGCTTGAACTGCTTTTGGCAGAGGCTGATGTCATTTCCATACATACAGTCCTAACAGACCAGACGCGAGGCATGTTCAATGCCCAGGCATTTTCAAAAATGAAAAAAGGCGCATATCTGATTAATCTTGCCCGAGGCCAGATTGTCGACGAGGATGCTTTATATGATGCCCTCATATCAGGTCAGCTTGCTGGTGCGGCACTGGATGTTTTTTCGCAAGAGCCCTATACGGGAAAACTTCTCGGGCTTGAAAACATTGTGCTCACCCCGCACATCGGGGCCAGCACCAAGGAGGCACAACTGCGCATAGGGGCTGAAATCATCCAGATTATCAAGGATTTAAAATCATGAAAACCATAAAGGCACTTCAAACATACAATACACAATTCA of the Candidatus Parvarchaeota archaeon genome contains:
- a CDS encoding alanine--glyoxylate aminotransferase family protein codes for the protein MLLTPGPVKLTDQIRTAQAKEMISHRGKDFEALYSDLVGRFKKYAGATDAFIMTGSGSLGIEAIILNCVKKEEKMLIIQNGDFGRRFADVARIYTNVMEDKVELGKGIGVEHAKRLIDESNAQVFGMVYNETSVGVANQAKEIFNYAKSKGMYTVMDAVSAWAGMELDMNSFGVDFMATGSQKAIGCSPGISMVGISKAGYERYESKNNPSYYSDFKTWRKFGLKNQTPWTPAVSPMFSLQAGFDRLDKDGGLEANIKRHSFAAQYSREWIVRSGFQVFAQPGFYSNTISSFLHPRADEVKSTLKAKYGIEIAGGFGELKGKLLRICHIGNFTIDELDLTFAALDSLFAKIK
- a CDS encoding hydroxyacid dehydrogenase, yielding MIKSNNKSNPNNYCGLINGGTLKILVADKTEPEVLEKLKTLGDVVYQPSDLKSQLVDSQILIVRSATKVTRELLSSTSSLKLIIRAGVGLDNVDPVACKEKSISVMNTPGASTNAVAELAVGLIFSLLRKIPQAHASMKAGKWEKKSLTGLELSGKAVGIVGYGRIGSAVGRMCKALGMRVLYTNLADLNDGVGKHVELELLLAEADVISIHTVLTDQTRGMFNAQAFSKMKKGAYLINLARGQIVDEDALYDALISGQLAGAALDVFSQEPYTGKLLGLENIVLTPHIGASTKEAQLRIGAEIIQIIKDLKS